The sequence GAAAGATTGTTGCGCTGTATAACTAAAAACATGGCaaatcagacacacagactaaaaaataaatgcatggagATGAACTCATTAACTCACCGAAAGACCAGACGTCAGACTTGCTGCTGAACTTGCAGTATCTGATGACCTCTGGGGATGACCACTTGACAGGAAACTTGGAGCACTGGGAGCTTGTGTACTGATCATCCAGCACAAAtctacagagaggagaaattATCGAGGAGTTTATTAATAAGTTCAAAGATCTTGGTTCAGTGGATAGTCCAAAAAGTGTGAAAAGCATACCTGGTCATACCAAAATCCGACACCTTCACCTCATTGTTCTTCGAAACAAGACAGTTCCtggcagcctgcagagaaaagaaggattaacttcacaaacagaagcagatttacatcaaataaatgtatcttcTGTTGGATTACCAGATCTCTGTGAATAAAGTTGGAGCTCTCCAGGTAAGCCATCCCTTCACTGACATCCAGACACATCCCCATCATGGTGTCCTGAGATAAACAGCCCTTTTTGGCTCGCAGGTAGTCTGACAAACAGCCCTTCTCCATGAACTCAAACACCAGGCACATGGGGGAACGCTGGGTGCACACACCATACAGCTGGACTAGCTTATAGTGGTACAACCTcctgtaaacaaaaacacaaataagagGGGGGAAGTTTGCCAGAACAATATTAGTGTCTTTTTAAGTTTATTGGtctagcacttatcaaaaccAGTGTTACATTGTCCTTCATTTGTTtaaacatgcaataaaaaaaacctctaggatcaatgtgagaaaaacacaaggggacagaataaaagaggaaaacTTAAAACAATGGATGACTAAAAGAAATAATTAATAACTAAATGGGCACCATGAAGGAAATATGACAATTACAAGAAAGCTTTTCTAAAATAAGTCTTCAAAGGTGATTCAAAAGAAAATTCTTGTTTCACAAGACAGACCTCTGTTAGTTCTTGAGTGTGAGGTTTGAGTGGTTAAGATGCTACAGCTCAAATGTGCAGTTTAGTCTGGGGCCTCACCATGAAGTACTTCAAAAGTGAAACCTGAAAATAAATCCTAAAGAGTGTAATGtgttctcttttcttgttttatatctatctatttatttatttatttatttatttatttatttatttatttatttatttatttatttatttatttattattattttaagggTCTTGTTGCTGATTTTGCACAATTTTGAGTCCATTTACTTTTTTCTGAGttaaaccaagtggcaacttacaatgttaaaaaatgaaaccaaagtgaaagtgcaaaaaactgcatgaGACCTATTCTAGCCAGCCTCAAGTTTGGGTTGATCAAAAGTGAGGCTGAGTCTGTTTTTCTAAAATAGGCTTCTCCATCATTTGGCTTCAGAATATCTTTCCAGGAACCAGTGGGTGGCATCACAGTGGCTGCGTCCATGTATAATACAGTGTAAGAGTTATACCTTTAAGAATACTTTTACAGTAGCCCAATGTTTAGAGGTTTAACTATGAATAAAAGCTTGTTTGGCAATTCAAATCAGCATTGATCATGTTCCAGAAATATTTTTGAGGTTGTACTAGCACgacttgatgatgatgatggtatgttttttaaaacattgaagttggtgTTCAGGAGAACACTCTTGTTTTTGAgattttatattaaattatatggGCCGGGGGAGTACTGGATTACAGGGTGCAACTTACTCAGACCAATTACAAGAAATACTATATGTTTAATTTTAGGAAATGTGTTAATATCCATATTTCTTTATATCTGCACTTTTATTAAAGCTGTCCCAGATAAACCTAGCGCAGCCTCCCAGTCATTAACTTGTGGTTGACTGTGACGAATGCTTCACTTAAATCCAGCACTATAAAGATACAGCTGCTGttgataaaaataattaaatacaaataaaaaggtgATCTCTTAGCAGACTAGAACTAGTCATACATTTAGTTGGGTTTTAATGCTTAGATGAGTTTCATTTAGAGGGTCCGTCAAAGAGTTTTGTAATAAAAGGTAGCGCTGAAATTAGTCTGTAGTCACAGCAGTTTGATAGATGTGGCCAGTCAGGAGGAAGATTTCAGTAACTGTGGGAAACTTACGTCATAACTCTCGCCTCATCTTTAAAATCCTCGTCTGACATGCACTCCTCTCTTATCATCTTCACCGCCACCTTCATATCCTTCCATTTCCCCTCCAACACAAGGCCAAACTGCCCGCTGCCTAACTCCTGACCCAGGGTCAGCTCCTCAGGGTCCACTTCCCACTGATCTGTGAACAGGATAAAAGATGGAATAACAGAGCATATTTGGGAACACAGCACATGTGCAAATTTAGATGAGTAGCTATTAAATTACAGATTTATTGATGTTTAAAATGATTGAAGCTTTGTGGCAGTTTCATGTTTGCTACCTCACAACAAAATGAGACTGAACACACCCAGAGTATATGATACATGTGTGGTTCACTAGAGGTCAGCAAAAACAAGCTTCTTTGTTCAGCTTAAGCTATGACTACTTTGAAATCCTGTTCATCCAGCTGACCCATTCACACAACAGCGCATAGTCTAACCTTTCAGGGGATCAGCGGGGTCAAGGGAGCAGCTCTTGTCTAAGGAGACAGGGTGCCTCAAACGTGTTATCAATCctgtcacgcacacacacaacaaacatgacaaaaaacacacataaagtcATTTAGATTACATCTCAGACCATTTCCCTTCTGATCTACTTGATACTGTGTTTATAAGATTGTTACTGTGGCATGCAGAATGCCAGCTCTTGCCTGCGGCGTTGTGTTGGTGGTAATGAATGAGTTCAGGAATGGTGCTGAACAGGTACTTCTCTGCCAAGTAATATGTGGCCTCTCCTGTTTCTGCCTGTCTGATTTGGTAATGTTTCACCCTCGGATTCTTCTCCCCGTTTGACCTTAAGACAATAAATAGAATCTCTTGTGTTAGAAATTATTAATGCTTACAAATGGagtattcaaagtgtgaaatgtTCGCAGAAAAGCTCTATTAATGTGTTAAAAAAGGCATTCATATAAAGTGAGATTAGGGTGAAATTGTGCATAAGGCATGTGAAGGTATAAATTAATTTTCCAGCATGTAATGCTTTACTCAAAGATTCTATCAAATGTTCTCAAGTATTATCTCACAATCACATATCTTTAAAATAAGCATGAAGGAAGTCGAAGTACCCTGGTGCCTTGGTGAAGACTGACACTGTGTACACTCCTGCCTGCCTCGAGTCACGCACCATGAATGCGCCTTCTTTTCCCTAGAAAATAGATAGTTCAAAACACATATATTCATCTAAGTTAGTTAAAACATTGCTAATGTTACATGTTAGACAAGCTTGTACAGTGTTTGTATGTTCCGCATCCCCGACCGAGTGCTATTTTCAAGTACTGAAAGCTAAaaagctgttccacctcctgctTGCAAAACTCAGCAAAGCACCAAACAGCAGGAAATTCATATTTGTGGTTGTGAGACATTTTTCCTGTCCTATGCCATGTCACATTCTTGTTGCACAGGTGCATTTGCATTAATTTTGCAAATGCAACAAATGCTGTAGGTGGCACAGTCAAAGCAAAACAGCACAGCGTCGCACAAGAGCAACATCCTGCTAATTATTTACCTAATGATTATTTAGAGCATTTTTTTGTTGTCAAACCACAGCTGGAGGTTTAAACTGATTAAATTGAGTAATTACTGCATCCTTAAACAAAGAAATTATATTTTACCTCTTTCATTAACAAATCCTCTGCTTCCCCTCTGGTTATGTTTTTGTTGTACCATCTGTTGGAAGACAAATTGACCACACATAATTCAACTCAATGAAGGACTTCATAGATTTGAACACATCTGCTtcaaagaaaaattaaatcaaactcaCTCAAATCTCTCAAAGTTTTTGCCTTGTTTTAAAGCTACATAAGTGCTGGGTACAAAGCCGTGGTTCCTGACAGGGTCAgataaggaaaaacaatcatcacATACTGTAGCCATCCTTTTTTCAGTTTATCTTATCCTGAGTCTTTTATTTACCCCTGTTCATCCTCTATCGCCCACCACTCAGAGTGGTTGCCGTTAATCAGGATGTACTCCTGGTCTTTCTGAAGAGGCAAGTCATCGTCTCCCTGAGGTGTGTAGTCTTGTAGAGCAATGACCATCCTCTGTCCGTCATCCTGGGGATCAGACTGGCAGAGACACATGACAATAATAATCTAGACACAtgctttgtgtttgtaaaacaataactttttttgtattttatcacATTAAAGCTATTTTTACACTTCACACaaaagaaacagaggaaaatgtaaaatgaaagcaATCATATTCTGTCATATCACGTCATCCGGTGTCTTTAACTTATTTagacaataaaatatatcaaactGAGCAGctaagaaataaaatcaaccaAGCCGTAACCACAGGTGTGTTTACTAAGAGCAATACAAACGTTTGTTAGAGGTAAAGATGCCTTAAAATTAGATATGGAACATTTCTGACAAGAATGAGAACTTTCAGCCAAAGAGGCAACAGATCAAAAATCAAATACTTTTTCTTGTAGTTTCAAAGTATGGATTAACtgctttgacattttaacaatacTTATCACTCAAGCTTTACAAAGACATACATCTGGATctgggagaagaggaagaggcttTTTAGAAGCTGTGGAGAAAGGGAGAAATCAGAAAAAGGAAGTTGGAAAACTGTTACGGCAAATTCTAATGTACTGAATAACAAGCTTACGCCAGGTGTTGCTACTGAGCTATGCAGCATAATTGAGTTAACATAAGAATTAAGAATTGTCCTTTGAATATTGCCCTCGGTACATATGTATTAAAGTGAAgagttaaaataatacaaaccaTAGCCCACTGGGTCATACACATTACAACCTGCTGCcagtttctctgtttgttggcAGCATCGCCactttccatccatccagaaGTTCGGGTGGTATTTTGCAACTAAATTGTTGTGTTTAGTCTCTATGTGTTGGGGCAGAATAACAGACAAATCAGGGTTATGATTTTAAGTAATCTGCAGTAATCTAGCCAAGGGTTTCAAAAATGTGTTGTCTGAAGTGTGATGGCTCCAACTTCTCACCCTCTTTCAGAGCTCTGACCCATCTCTGACGACAATCGTTGTCTGGAGCGAAAATGTAGAGGTAGAGGTTGTTGTGAAACACCTGTAGGAATATTTGTGTCTGAGGTAAGGCTTCTTTGTTATTGTATTAGGTCAAACCTATATTGCTTATTCCTACATTATATCTACCATATATAGCACTTTGTAACTGTAGTGTGATTGTATGCATGCTTTAAGAAAATGTGAACCTCACCTGAAAAGGGTATTTATAGTCGCATGGTATGGAGACATCACTACACACAATCTCCGCACACTTGATTGCATGCAGCTTGATGCAACCCTTCACCATTGGCTTTTTCTAAAAGAACATAATACTCACTTTATGTGTTATACATATGAAGGATATGATTCAGATTTAAGTAGCTTTGTATGGACCCAGCTTCCAGATAGTggatttttatataatttttacatttatatagcCTCTCTAGACATTGATAAAAAGCATAAACTTACCCCAGGACGGCGTTCAGAATACTTCAGATCTTGGGTGTCCAATACAAAAAACCTTTCCTTGTAGTTGCAAGGGgatgttcttttcttttgttgagATTTTTTAATCATAGTTCCCTTCAAAATCACCCTGGGGAACATGATTACAGCCTCAAACGACACTATGAGAAACAGTGGAAGGTTCTGACttacagagatagagagagagagatagagagagagagagaatgagcgccttgcagtgacagaaaaaaagcagcGAATGGTAACTTGATAGAAGCTCTAGAGCTTCCGGCAAAAAGTTGTTGCACTCGGTAAACCACATCCACGGCACAATAGGTTGtgcaagcaaacaaacacacacacacagtcacacacatacacacccacacacgaaCTACACATTGCACTTCTATGTACTTTCACTGAGGATGTTGCAATAAGTCAGCAGATAGAGAGGGATTTTTGAATCCCTGCTATTACAAACATTTTCCACCAAAGCTTGAAAATGATAACTGGTATTATACAGACTTCTTGTCTGAATGCATACAGAGATCAGGGTGTTCATTTCAcaaaataaatagtaaatatataaaataaacaccTCTGAAGTCTGAAACTTCAACTAATGTGTTGTAAAGGGGATGTTACAGGACTGTCAGGTATTGTAATGAAGTGGTGCATTTAACAGTTTTGCCTGtaggctattttttttttttttttagaatttgtattttttttctctttttttatgttcaaGAGTGTTTCTTATCCATCTCCTTACCATAAACAGACAAATACAGAGCGTTTCTATTTGTGATGGGAtatatttagttttgttttaaacacttttttttatcaattccTACTTTAACAAAGATATGATAAAAGTGTTAATGAATAATACAagtataagaaaaaaaaaaagttcatcaAGTGTCTACATGGATGTGTCAGCACCACAATCAGGAAAACTGACCTAAAGTTGTCACATGCTTAGTCTAGCCAATGGAATTGCAACTGACCAGGGTGCGGGATGTTGTTTAGGCAAAGAACAAACTAAAGAATTGATCTAAAAAGAAATGATGAAGAAGTAGCAGAGCATATGGGACAGagatactcaactcaactctcaactcaactttatttatataggacctttcataaaaacatgcagcccaaagtgcttctcagaacaacagagagacagaaaacaacagcaatgctAAAATTGTAAGTGGCATGATTATATATGAAGCTAGCTTGAAAGAAAATATTACAATGTACATAAAGCTTCCAGAGCACAAGGGTTTattataaaaaaacagaagggaGGAGACAGCTTTAACTAGACTGAGGTTTGACCAAACATGTTTGAATTAGGTAAAAGTCAATCAGATTAATGTTCGGAATGTAAAATCACAAAAAGTGATGTAGAAATAATGGGAAGAAATGATAAGGCTATATCAAAAATCAATAAGGCAGGGAAAACATGGGATCTTGAGGGTTTGCTGGgaacagcaggaggaggggtAACAAAAGTATAGAATGCTGCTGAGAGATATTTGAGGGATTGAGGGATTTATACAGTGAGTGGTTatttccagtggtggacagtaacaaagtaaatttacttgagtactgtactaaagtacatttttggagtaagcctatctgtactttacttgagtgttACTTTtgtggggaacttattacttttactccactacattcagaagacaattattgaactttttactcctctacatttctatcagtgatctagttactcactacttttgcattgaagtcagctcatgaatttccttctgttttctgaaatctgatcccttggttaaacatggaacaaacacagagcagatttcactcagatcaggctgttcatttagaggtggtaatgatggctataattcaccacctgagca is a genomic window of Notolabrus celidotus isolate fNotCel1 chromosome 8, fNotCel1.pri, whole genome shotgun sequence containing:
- the itk gene encoding tyrosine-protein kinase ITK/TSK, which gives rise to MFPRVILKGTMIKKSQQKKRTSPCNYKERFFVLDTQDLKYSERRPGKKPMVKGCIKLHAIKCAEIVCSDVSIPCDYKYPFQVFHNNLYLYIFAPDNDCRQRWVRALKEETKHNNLVAKYHPNFWMDGKWRCCQQTEKLAAGCNVYDPVGYASKKPLPLLPDPDSDPQDDGQRMVIALQDYTPQGDDDLPLQKDQEYILINGNHSEWWAIEDEQGNHGFVPSTYVALKQGKNFERFEWYNKNITRGEAEDLLMKEGKEGAFMVRDSRQAGVYTVSVFTKAPGSNGEKNPRVKHYQIRQAETGEATYYLAEKYLFSTIPELIHYHQHNAAGLITRLRHPVSLDKSCSLDPADPLKDQWEVDPEELTLGQELGSGQFGLVLEGKWKDMKVAVKMIREECMSDEDFKDEARVMTRLYHYKLVQLYGVCTQRSPMCLVFEFMEKGCLSDYLRAKKGCLSQDTMMGMCLDVSEGMAYLESSNFIHRDLAARNCLVSKNNEVKVSDFGMTRFVLDDQYTSSQCSKFPVKWSSPEVIRYCKFSSKSDVWSFGVLMWEVFTEGRLPYENRTNAEVVDSLNAGLRLLKPRLAPDAVHQLMEWCWKEKPEDRPSFALLLHELASLSNS